Genomic DNA from Brockia lithotrophica:
CGTGTAAAAAATCACCTTACCCTTTCGGCGCGGCGCCATTTCCCTCACCCCACATTGTGCGATCTCGTGGCCCGAGACGGTGCACGGGCCGTGCCGGTGTTCTCATCCGTGTTGAGAAACGGATTGAGAACAATACTCGCTACAAAATATAGTAAGCTCGCGCATCCGGAGCGTCAAGGCGTCCAAAAAAAGTTCGAATATTTTTATTTAACAGTTCATGCTTGATTTCTCCGGTTCCTATCGTATATACTATCCGTGGTATGGTAGGTCGCCGCAACCCCCCCAAGGTGCCGAAGGAGCGGGCGGGAGCGATTACGGTAAGCACTCTTCCTTGCCCGGACCGCGTGAAGAGACGTTCCCACGACGGCAGGAGAGGAAGGAAAGGAAGATCGACCATGGCGAGCGAACAAGTTCTGAAAATCACAGGTGCTCTCTCCGACCCTACGCGCTACAACATCTACCGCTATGTCCTGGCCAACAAGGAGGGGGTTAGCGTCGCCCAAGTCGCCGAACACTTCGGAATCCACCCCAACGTCGCGCGCCTACACCTCACCAAACTCGAAGAGGCAAACCTCGTAACCTCCCGTGCGGAAAAGTCCGGAAAGGGAGGACGCCCGGGGAAAGTCTACACCCCGACCCTCAAGCGGGAAGCCGTGTCCTTTCCCCCACGGGACTACGCCTTCGTTTCCGAAGTGGCCATGCGGACGCTCGACCGCCTCGGGGAAGAGGCGAAAAAGGTGTTCATCGAAGAGGGGTACCGCCTGGGCGTAGAGGTG
This window encodes:
- a CDS encoding Transcriptional regulator, whose amino-acid sequence is MASEQVLKITGALSDPTRYNIYRYVLANKEGVSVAQVAEHFGIHPNVARLHLTKLEEANLVTSRAEKSGKGGRPGKVYTPTLKREAVSFPPRDYAFVSEVAMRTLDRLGEEAKKVFIEEGYRLGVEVGHRFLKEENFRAEDQPLPRLVEAAIRIAEQQDLYPEVLEVQDPMFRFRVRNCPFMEQIYDHPAICEMHQAYLRGILETIGGHVDLIEEKCMVHGDLDCEYIAVKLPDAVKLPDEASRRVYEETP